A genomic segment from Phragmites australis chromosome 6, lpPhrAust1.1, whole genome shotgun sequence encodes:
- the LOC133923227 gene encoding uncharacterized protein LOC133923227, with translation MGGCLFSVLVDESRDISVKEQMAVVVRFVSKKGELIERFLGIKHVTDTTSEALKRALVELVVVAVSRCCSSIEDFFDYVALIVNTTSSSCRRNDLLLDKYRRNLLAKLESGEMSTGRGKHQETSLARPGDTRWGSHYKTLFRIESMWDSVIEVLDAIITELDHRFNEVSTELLVNFSCLDPRDSFSKLNVDKLARLTEIYFADFSFDERKGIKDQLKTFIVHVRRLEEFRICHDLASLAKKMVELERHIVFPSVYRLIELALLLPVATASVERAFSAMKIIKTELRNKMSDAWCNDLMVCYIERGIFKGLDFGKIKKEFQKKGRRIPLPRSPRRN, from the exons ATGGGGGGTTGTCTATTCTCTGTTCTTGTTGATGAGTCTCGTGATATATCGGTCAAAGAACAAATGGCCGTGGTTGTGAG ATTTGTTAGCAAAAAAGGAGAATTAATTGAAAGATTTTTGGGTATCAAGCATGTCACAGACACAACATCAGAAGCATTAAAGAGAGCATTGGTTGAG TTGGTAGTTGTTGCCGTCTCAAGATGTTGTTCATCTATTGAGGATTTCTTCGACTATGTGGCCTTGATTGTGAATACCACTAGTTCATCTTGTAGAAGGAATGATTTATTGCTTGATAAGTATCGCAGAAATCTTTTGGCTAAGTTGGAGAGTGGTGAGATGTCAACAGGAAGAGGGAAACATCAAGAAACATCCTTGGCTAGACCTGGAGATACAAGATGGGGCTCCCATTACAAGACTTTATTTCGTATTGAATCAATGTGGGATTCAGTGATAGAAGTGCTTG ATGCTATTATCACCGAGTTGGATCATCGCTTTAATGAGGTATCTACAGAATTGCTTGTTAACTTTTCTTGTCTTGACCCAAGAGACTCCTTCTCTAAGCTTAATGTGGATAAGCTAGCTCGGCTTACAGAGATCTATTTTGCGGATTTCTCCTTTGATGAACGTAAGGGTATAAAAGATCAACTCAAAACATTCATTGTTCATGTGCGAAGACTCGAGGAGTTTAGAATTTGTCATGATCTTGCAAGCCTAGCCAAAAAGATGGTTGAACTTGAAAGGCATATTGTATTCCCTTCGGTCTATCGCCTCATCGAGTTGGCATTGCTTCTACCGGTGGCAACTGCATCAGTTGAAAGGGCCTTCTCGGCAATGAAGATTATTAAGACCGAGTTGCGCAACAAAATGTCTGATGCTTGGTGTAATGATTTGATGGTGTGCTACATCGAGCGAGGGATATTTAAAGGACTTGATTTTGGTAAAATTAAGAAAGAGTTTCAAAAGAAAGGTAGGCGAATACCATTGCCTAGGTCTCCTAGGCGCAATTAA
- the LOC133923226 gene encoding uncharacterized protein LOC133923226 produces MCILSWNCRGLGRSRTVQDLVCLVQMHRPKLVFLSETRQDKEIVRRLRWRLGLRNCFAVNGEGKGGGIALFWDEAMEVELKSYNKRHIDVLVREAPESAKWRGTFVYGEPKSQDRHHMWMLLRWIKPNATEPWLMIGDFNEAMWQSEHFSHVRRPEGQMRAFRESLSFCDLHDLGFGGTPWTYDNKQGDGRNVRVRLDRAVADPAWSARFPLAHVSHIASSCSDHVPLLLLWDEPERPRAAPRCRRYEAMWERDASMPDVIKEAWEKGEGVSNLGDVMAKLRSTLTQLHTWSDKKVENVKRKLGKLRKRLGSLRQQGLLDGSDQIREYLFSRDVTLDPGPLLDMFSLKVDQEMSESLTKAFTDEEISDALFQIGPTKAPGPDGFPACFFQRNWALLKEDVLRAVHKFFEECELQEEVNDTTIVMIPKHCAPEEMKDYRPISLCNVVYKVVSKCLVNRLRPLLQGLISEQQSAFVPGRMITDNALIAFECFHSIQKCRRENQNFCALKLDLSKAYDYVDWVFLERVIEKMGFSQTWIKWIMICVTTVRYKVRFNGELLEAVSPSRGLRQGDPLSPYLFLFIADGLSNILKRYSGEGRIQPLKVCRKAPGVSHLLFADDSLLFFKAELQQARAVKEALTLYERSTGQLINPSKCSLLFSDFCSAHQQDEIKDELQVSRATFEDKYLGLPTPEGRMKAEKFQPIRERFAKRLSNWSEKFLSAGAKEVLIKSVAQALPNYVMGVFKLPLQTCEVYDRMVRKFWWGEDKGQRKVHWLAWEKLTCPKSFGGMGFRNMKCFNQALLARQAWRLLVYPDSFCARILKARYYPNGTLTDTAFPVVSSLSWKGIAHGLDLLKEGVIWRIGNGKDVRIWRHKWVPHAGKLKVIEKKTWNRLTFVHDLILPGEKKWNEPLIRHLTHDDDADVILKSRIPVREREDFPAWHFEKNGVFSVKSAYRLAWNLSGLSSRSHSSSSAPDGQRKLWEVLWRTDVLPKVRVFAWRLAHDSLPTMRNKWRRTLESTGVCKICGHEVEDGHHATVRCSKAMVLRLAVREYWELPDEFLLKYTGPDWLLVLLDSIPTKMKTNLLLVLWRSWHLRNDIIHEKGLASIADSVSFLKNFRETLSPVWQQEVDHKGKLPISECIIPKPIRRNRATSDDVVWRPPPEGWAKINVDGAFRPESGEASVGIIARDCRGLVLYSAYKAVQNCNAPIEVEALACLEGARAAANWVQMPVIFESDNATVIQDIVAHQGNRAAWSPIIDEIHGVYSRLQDVQWHKLKRDCNRVARFLAKMGMSSRLCSEWILQAPPAIFELLAQECNTLFS; encoded by the exons ATGTGTATTCTAAGCTGGAACTGCCGGGGGCTCGGGCGCTCCCGGACAGTTCAGGACCTCGTCTGCCTTGTGCAGATGCATCGCCCGAAACTGGTCTTCCTTTCGGAAACTAGACAGGACAAGGAGATAGTGAGGAGGTTGAGATGGCGTCTGGGCCTGCGTAATTGCTTTGCAGTCAATGGAGAGGGCAAAGGAGGTGGGATAGCCCTCTTTTGGGATGAAGCGATGGAGGTAGAGTTGAAGTCTTATAATAAAAGGCATATTGACGTGTTGGTTCGGGAGGCACCGGAGAGTGCCAAATGGCGTGGAACGTTTGTGTACGGCGAGCCTAAATCTCAGGACAGGCACCATATGTGGATGTTGCTTCGTTGGATCAAACCAAATGCAACTGAACCCTGGTTGATGATAGGTGACTTCAATGAAGCAATGTGGCAGTCGGAGCACTTCTCACACGTGAGGAGACCGGAGGGGCAGATGAGAGCCTTCCGTGAGTCTCTCTCATTTTGCGACCTTCATGACTTGGGATTCGGGGGCACACCGTGGACGTACGACAATAAACAGGGAGACGGAAGGAATGTGCGGGTGCGGCTAGACAGAGCTGTTGCGGATCCGGCATGGTCGGCGCGTTTCCCCCTGGCGCATGTTTCTCACATCGCGTCGTCGTGCTCCGATCATGTTCCGTTGTTACTACTATGGGATGAGCCGGAGAGGCCGCGGGCGGCGCCTCGCTGCCGTCGCTATGAGGCCATGTGGGAGCGAGACGCCTCGATGCCGGATGTGATAAAGGAAGCATGGGAGAAAGGGGAAGGAGTTAGTAATTTGGGGGATGTCATGGCAAAGCTACGGTCGACTTTGACCCAGTTACACACATGGAGTGATAAGAAGGTCGAGAACGTGAAGAGGAAGTTGGGGAAGTTGAGAAAGAGACTCGGGTCCCTTCGCCAGCAGGGGTTGCTGGACGGATCTGATCAAATACGTGAG TATCTTTTTTCAAGAGATGTTACTCTTGACCCTGGGCCTTTGCTGGACATGTTCTCACTGAAGGTGGATCAGGAGATGAGTGAGTCTCTTACGAAGGCTTTCACAGATGAAGAGATTTCAGATGCCTTGTTCCAGATAGGTCCTACGAAAGCACCGGGTCCTGATGGATTTCCGGCTTGCTTTTTTCAAAGGAATTGGGCTCTGTTAAAGGAGGATGTGTTAAGAGCTGTTCACAAGTTTTTTGAGGAATGTGAATTGCAGGAAGAAGTAAATGACACTACAATAGTGATGATTCCGAAGCATTGTGCACCGGAAGAAATGAAGGACTATCGTCCTATCAGTTTGTGCAACGTGGTGTACAAAGTGGTGTCAAAGTGTTTAGTCAACCGTCTCAGACCGCTGCTGCAGGGTTTGATCTCGGAGCAACAAAGTGCTTTTGTTCCAGGTAGAATGATAACGGATAACGCCTTGATTGCTTTCGAGTGTTTTCACTCCATTCAAAAGTGCAGAAGAGAGAATCAAAATTTCTGCGCACTGAAATTAGATCTTTCGAAGGCTTATGATTATGTAGATTGGGTCTTCCTGGAGAGAGTAATAGAGAAGATGGGCTTCAGCCAAACATGGATCAAGTGGATCATGATTTGCGTCACTACTGTTCGCTACAAAGTGCGATTTAACGGGGAATTATTGGAGGCAGTCAGTCCATCAAGAGGGTTACGCCAAGGGGATCCTTTAAGCCcgtatttatttctatttattGCTGATGGCCTCTCAAATATCTTGAAAAGATACTCGGGTGAAGGAAGAATTCAACCACTAAAGGTTTGTCGGAAGGCACCGGGGGTCTCTCATCTGTTGTTTGCGGACGATAGCTTATTGTTCTTCAAAGCAGAGCTGCAGCAAGCAAGAGCAGTGAAAGAAGCCCTGACTTTATATGAAAGGAGCACGGGACAGTTAATTAACCCAAGCAAATGCTCCCTGCTCTTTAGTGATTTTTGTTCGGCGCACCAACAGGATGAAATTAAGGATGAGCTGCAGGTTTCCAGAGCCACATTTGAGGACAAGTATCTAGGCTTGCCTACGCCGGAGGGGCGTATGAAAGCAGAAAAGTTTCAGCCAATCAGAGAAAGATTTGCTAAGAGGCTTAGCAACTGGTCAGAGAAATTTTTATCTGCAGGAGCTAAGGAGGTGTTGATAAAGAGTGTGGCTCAAGCACTCCCAAATTATGTGATGGGAGTGTTTAAGTTGCCGCTCCAGACTTGTGAGGTTTATGATCGGATGGTCAGAAAGTTTTGGTGGGGAGAAGACAAAGGGCAGCGTAAGGTGCATTGGTTGGCCTGGGAGAAGTTAACATGCCCGAAGTCCTTCGGAGGAATGGGGTTTCGGAATATGAAATGTTTTAACCAAGCTCTCTTAGCTCGTCAGGCATGGAGGCTGCTTGTGTACCCGGACAGTTTCTGTGCACGAATTCTGAAAGCAAGGTATTACCCAAATGGAACCCTCACTGATACTGCCTTCCCGGTGGTTTCATCACTGTCGTGGAAGGGTATAGCTCATGGGCTGGACTTGTTGAAGGAGGGAGTTATATGGCGAATCGGGAATGGAAAAGATGTTAGAATATGGAGACACAAATGGGTTCCACATGCAGGCAAATTGAAAGTAATTGAGAAGAAAACTTGGAATAGGCTCACCTTTGTTCATGACCTTATATTGCCAGGAGAGAAGAAGTGGAACGAACCTTTAATTCGTCACTTAACTCATGATGACGATGCTGATGTTATTCTGAAATCAAGGATTCCAGTGCGGGAGAGGGAAGATTTCCCTGCGTGGCATTTTGAGAAGAATGGGGTTTTCTCAGTGAAAAGTGCTTATCGGCTTGCCTGGAATTTGTCGGGCCTGAGCTCCAGATCGCATTCTTCCAGCTCAGCACCTGATGGTCAAAGGAAACTATGGGAAGTGTTGTGGAGGACAGATGTACTGCCTAAGGTACGTGTCTTTGCATGGCGTCTTGCCCATGATTCGCTGCCAACAATGAGAAACAAGTGGAGAAGGACTTTGGAGAGTACTGGGGTCTGCAAAATCTGCGGGCATGAGGTGGAGGATGGGCACCATGCCACTGTCAGGTGCTCAAAAGCAATGGTACTTCGCCTAGCGGTACGTGAATACTGGGAGTTGCCGGatgaatttcttttgaaatacacaGGACCAGACTGGCTTTTGGTACTGTTAGATTCAATCCCTACGAAAATGAAGACAAATCTATTACTAGTCTTATGGAGATCATGGCACTTGAGGAATGACATCATTCATGAGAAGGGTCTGGCTTCCATTGCTGATTCGGTATCGTTCTTGAAGAATTTCAGGGAAACTCTTTCCCCGGTCTGGCAGCAGGAGGTGGATCATAAAGGTAAATTGCCCATCTCTGAATGCATCATCCCGAAGCCCATAAGAAGAAACAGGGCCACTTCTGATGATGTTGTGTGGAGGCCTCCGCCTGAAGGTTGGGCAAAAATTAATGTTGATGGAGCTTTTAGGCCAGAGAGTGGAGAAGCTAGCGTCGGAATTATCGCTAGGGACTGCAGGGGCTTGGTCCTATACTCTGCATACAAGGCGGTTCAGAACTGCAATGCGCCTATTGAAGTGGAAGCATTGGCATGCCTAGAAGGAGCTCGCGCGGCTGCAAATTGGGTTCAGATGCCGGTGATTTTTGAGTCTGACAATGCCACCGTCATTCAGGACATTGTGGCACACCAAGGAAATCGTGCGGCATGGTCTCCAATCATCGATGAGATACATGGTGTCTATAGCCGTCTCCAAGATGTGCAATGGCACAAATTAAAGAGAGATTGTAATAGGGTTGCTCGTTTTCTAGCTAAGATGGGCATGAGCTCCAGACTTTGTTCCGAGTGGATCCTCCAGGCTCCCCCGGCCATCTTTGAGCTCCTTGCCCAGGAATGTAATACCCTTTTCAGTTAA